In Sporichthya brevicatena, the following proteins share a genomic window:
- a CDS encoding DUF5615 family PIN-like protein, which yields MRFLLDASLSPRVGAALRGAEHDAVHVRDLGLASASDPVVLETALADSQVLLTADTDFGTLLAHSGAELPSVVLFRGEVTRRPDEQAQLLLANLDQISEDLLAGALVVIGDKRLRVRSLPIER from the coding sequence GTGAGATTTCTTCTCGATGCCAGCCTCTCGCCCCGGGTTGGGGCCGCCCTGCGCGGGGCCGAACACGATGCGGTGCATGTGCGGGATCTGGGCCTCGCCAGCGCGAGCGATCCGGTCGTGCTTGAGACCGCGCTGGCGGACTCGCAGGTGCTGCTGACCGCTGACACCGACTTCGGCACCCTGCTCGCGCACTCCGGCGCAGAGCTGCCCAGCGTGGTCCTGTTCCGCGGCGAAGTGACGCGACGGCCGGATGAACAGGCCCAGCTGTTGCTGGCCAACCTCGACCAGATCTCTGAGGACCTCCTCGCCGGCGCGCTCGTGGTCATCGGCGACAAGCGCCTGCGGGTGCGCTCGCTTCCGATCGAGCGCTGA
- a CDS encoding DUF305 domain-containing protein encodes MKRPSAPVAVAAGALVLGLGAGIGLATALDDDSGTAVSAAAATPSAVDIGFSQDMIVHHEQAVLMAQLVRGRTADPKIAALAAGIESDQLLEIGTLRGYLALWDAPVLPAGPPMTWMADHQHGAAMPGMATTAQLNRLRSAKGAALDRMFLQLMLRHHEGGQPMLSDAAANAAIPAVRALASRMSFHQGEEIRTIQALLATTQPS; translated from the coding sequence GTGAAGCGCCCGTCCGCGCCGGTCGCCGTGGCGGCCGGCGCGCTGGTGCTCGGGCTCGGCGCCGGCATCGGGCTCGCCACGGCGCTCGACGACGACTCCGGCACGGCGGTGTCGGCTGCCGCGGCCACGCCGAGCGCGGTGGACATCGGCTTCAGCCAGGACATGATCGTCCACCACGAGCAGGCCGTGCTGATGGCGCAGCTGGTCCGGGGCCGGACCGCCGACCCGAAGATCGCGGCCCTCGCGGCCGGGATCGAGTCCGACCAGCTTCTGGAGATCGGGACCCTGCGCGGCTACCTGGCGCTCTGGGACGCCCCGGTGCTGCCCGCCGGCCCCCCGATGACGTGGATGGCCGACCACCAGCACGGCGCCGCGATGCCGGGCATGGCGACGACTGCCCAGCTCAACCGCCTGCGGTCCGCGAAGGGCGCCGCGCTGGACCGGATGTTCCTCCAGCTCATGCTCCGCCACCACGAGGGCGGTCAGCCGATGCTCAGCGACGCCGCGGCGAACGCCGCGATCCCCGCCGTCCGCGCCCTCGCGAGCCGGATGTCGTTCCACCAGGGCGAGGAGATCCGGACGATCCAGGCTCTGCTGGCGACCACGCAGCCGTCCTGA
- a CDS encoding helix-turn-helix domain-containing protein, which produces MMNSDDALIPSQGRRFILTVEEAAEALGIGRTTMYGLLAAGLVESVRIGRLRRIPADALATYVDGLRATGGDRR; this is translated from the coding sequence ATGATGAATTCCGATGACGCGCTGATTCCGTCGCAAGGACGGCGGTTCATCCTCACTGTCGAGGAAGCAGCCGAAGCTCTGGGGATCGGCCGCACCACGATGTACGGACTGCTCGCCGCAGGGCTCGTCGAGTCGGTGCGGATCGGTCGCCTGCGCCGCATCCCGGCCGACGCCCTGGCTACCTATGTTGACGGTCTCCGAGCTACCGGCGGGGACCGTCGATGA
- a CDS encoding DNA polymerase III subunit gamma and tau, translating into MSLALYRRYRPETFAEVIGQEHVTDPLQNAIRNGRVNHAYLFSGPRGCGKTTSARILARALNCEQGPTPTPCGTCRSCLDLARGGSGGLDVIEIDAASHGGVDDARDLRDRAAFAPAASRYKIYIVDEAHMVTTAGFNALLKVVEEPPEHLKFIFATTEPEKVIPTIRSRTHHYPFRLVPPGVLREYLATLCERENVPVEPAVLPLVVRAGAGSVRDSLSVLDQLMAGAGPEGLTLGRATALLGYTDSALLDDVIDAFAVHDGAAVFRLVDRVIEGGHDPRRFVADLLDRLRDLVILAAVPDAGATGLIDAPADAVERMAQQAARFGSAELSRAADIVNTGLTEMRGATAPRLQLELICARVLLPAAGDSDRDLHARLDRIERRLAGDASIPVLAAPVAAPAAPAPVAAPVAPAAPAARAPEPPRAPEPPRAPE; encoded by the coding sequence GTGTCGCTCGCGCTGTACCGCCGCTACCGCCCCGAGACGTTCGCCGAGGTCATCGGGCAGGAACACGTCACCGACCCGTTGCAGAACGCGATCCGCAACGGCCGGGTCAACCACGCGTACCTGTTCAGCGGCCCCCGCGGCTGCGGGAAGACCACGAGCGCGCGCATCCTCGCCCGCGCGCTGAACTGCGAGCAGGGCCCGACGCCGACCCCCTGCGGCACCTGCCGCTCCTGCCTGGACCTCGCCCGCGGCGGCAGCGGCGGGCTCGACGTCATCGAGATCGACGCCGCCTCTCACGGTGGCGTCGACGACGCCCGTGACCTGCGCGATCGCGCCGCGTTCGCCCCGGCCGCCTCGCGCTACAAGATCTACATCGTCGACGAAGCGCACATGGTCACGACGGCCGGCTTCAACGCCCTGCTCAAGGTCGTCGAGGAGCCGCCGGAGCACCTGAAGTTCATCTTCGCGACGACGGAGCCGGAGAAGGTCATCCCGACCATCCGCTCCCGGACGCACCACTACCCGTTCCGGCTCGTGCCGCCCGGCGTGCTGCGGGAGTACCTCGCGACGCTGTGCGAGCGGGAGAACGTCCCGGTCGAGCCGGCCGTGCTGCCGCTGGTCGTCCGGGCCGGCGCGGGGTCCGTCCGCGACAGCCTGTCGGTCCTCGACCAGCTGATGGCCGGTGCCGGGCCCGAGGGCCTCACCCTCGGCCGCGCCACCGCCCTGCTCGGGTACACCGACTCGGCCCTGCTCGACGACGTCATCGACGCCTTCGCCGTCCACGACGGGGCGGCGGTGTTCCGCCTCGTCGACCGCGTGATCGAGGGCGGCCACGACCCCCGGCGTTTCGTCGCCGACCTGCTCGACCGCCTCCGCGACCTGGTGATCCTGGCCGCGGTCCCGGACGCCGGGGCGACCGGTCTGATCGACGCCCCCGCCGACGCCGTCGAGCGCATGGCCCAGCAGGCCGCCCGGTTCGGGTCCGCCGAGCTCTCCCGCGCCGCCGACATCGTCAACACCGGCCTGACCGAGATGCGCGGCGCCACCGCCCCTCGCCTCCAGCTCGAGCTGATCTGCGCCCGGGTGCTGCTCCCCGCCGCCGGGGACAGCGACCGCGACCTCCACGCCCGCCTCGACCGCATCGAACGCCGGCTCGCCGGGGACGCCTCGATCCCGGTCCTCGCGGCGCCGGTCGCGGCTCCCGCTGCCCCGGCTCCGGTGGCGGCGCCCGTGGCTCCGGCCGCGCCCGCGGCCCGGGCCCCCGAGCCCCCGCGGGCTCCGGAGCCGCCGCGTGCTCCCGAG
- a CDS encoding DUF433 domain-containing protein, producing MQFARITVEPDKMGGVPCIRGFRIPVATVVGMVAEGMSTEEILADYPDLEAEDIREALLFAAEAVRDRDLPLRLGA from the coding sequence ATGCAGTTCGCGCGGATCACGGTGGAGCCGGACAAGATGGGCGGCGTGCCCTGTATCCGCGGCTTCCGCATTCCGGTCGCCACGGTGGTCGGCATGGTTGCCGAGGGGATGTCCACCGAGGAGATCCTCGCCGACTACCCGGATCTCGAAGCCGAGGACATCCGTGAGGCGCTGCTCTTCGCTGCGGAGGCCGTCCGCGATCGCGACTTGCCGCTGCGCCTCGGCGCGTGA
- a CDS encoding tyrosine-type recombinase/integrase produces MTERSRRPNGASSIYLGADGRWHGRVTVGVRDDGSPDRRHIERATEAEVIRAVRELERGRESGNLRRAGQTWTVQTWLEHWLTNISAPSVRPSSYAAYEVAVRVHLVPGVGAHRLDKLQAEHLERLYAAMLARGSKPATVHQAHRTIRAALNAALRRGHVTRNVATIAHAPRIEEDEIEPYTVAEVHRLLEVASNGRNGARWAFALALGLRQGEALGLTWADVDLDNGILWVRRTRVRPQYEHGCDPPCGRERPGYCPDKRNVRGDTANTKSRAGRRGIGLPDPLVELLRRHRTEQTVERETAGQLWRDEGWLFADPLGRAVNMNTDHRAWKALLEEAGLRETRLHDARHTAATVLLVLGIPDRAVMGIMGWSHAGMAARYQHITGAVRRDVARQVGGLLWPDHRPSGPEPPGR; encoded by the coding sequence ATGACCGAGCGATCACGCCGGCCCAACGGAGCCTCCTCGATCTATCTCGGGGCCGACGGGCGGTGGCACGGTCGGGTCACCGTGGGAGTCCGTGACGACGGCAGCCCCGACCGACGTCACATCGAACGCGCGACCGAGGCCGAGGTCATCCGGGCCGTCCGCGAGCTGGAGCGTGGCCGGGAGAGCGGGAACCTCCGCCGCGCCGGCCAGACCTGGACCGTCCAGACCTGGCTCGAGCACTGGCTCACCAACATCTCGGCGCCGAGCGTGCGCCCCAGCAGCTACGCCGCCTACGAAGTCGCAGTACGCGTCCATCTGGTCCCCGGCGTCGGAGCCCATCGCCTGGACAAGCTCCAGGCCGAGCACCTCGAACGGCTCTACGCGGCCATGCTGGCGAGGGGCAGCAAGCCCGCCACCGTGCACCAGGCTCACCGGACGATCCGTGCCGCACTCAACGCCGCGCTGCGGCGCGGCCACGTCACGCGCAACGTCGCCACGATCGCTCACGCCCCGCGGATCGAGGAGGACGAGATCGAGCCCTACACCGTGGCGGAGGTCCATCGCCTTCTTGAGGTCGCGTCTAACGGTCGCAACGGCGCGCGATGGGCCTTCGCCTTGGCGCTCGGGCTTCGCCAGGGGGAGGCACTCGGACTCACCTGGGCCGACGTCGATCTGGACAACGGCATCCTCTGGGTTCGCCGCACGCGCGTGCGTCCGCAGTACGAACACGGCTGCGACCCACCTTGCGGGCGGGAGCGTCCTGGCTACTGCCCCGACAAGCGAAACGTCCGCGGTGACACCGCCAACACCAAGTCTCGCGCCGGCCGCCGTGGCATCGGCCTGCCTGACCCTCTCGTCGAGCTGTTGCGGCGGCACCGGACCGAGCAAACCGTCGAGCGCGAGACCGCTGGGCAGCTTTGGCGCGACGAAGGATGGCTTTTCGCCGACCCGCTCGGCCGTGCGGTGAACATGAACACCGACCACCGAGCCTGGAAGGCGTTGCTCGAAGAAGCCGGCCTGCGCGAAACCCGACTCCACGACGCGCGGCACACTGCCGCGACGGTGCTGTTGGTGCTCGGCATCCCCGACCGCGCCGTCATGGGGATCATGGGCTGGTCCCATGCCGGTATGGCCGCCCGGTACCAGCACATCACCGGCGCAGTTCGCCGCGACGTCGCGCGCCAGGTGGGCGGACTGCTGTGGCCGGATCACCGGCCTTCTGGTCCTGAGCCTCCTGGCCGCTGA
- a CDS encoding MMPL family transporter: protein MRSGARFVERWAWPMALVWIVGTVWLTLTAPSVRDLGTADQTAFVPASAPSGQADALLRAAFPDDPTRDPAVIVLARDGGLTAADHQYIAGVGDFLRSPQAAPYVKSVQTAASAPELAPVLRSADGAAELIIVSIKAQIFTVSSERTVSFLRDYVNSTGPPGLQIKVTGLAALGADQAKATVEAFDKTAVATIILVLLILVAVYRSVVAPLISLATIGCAFLVSRGLAGYLAEAGLEVHSLSETFMIVMAFGAGTDYAMFVLSRYREETRTPSESGTVSRLARATSAVSPTVVASAVTVSVGFFAFLAAELGIVHSFGPILGLAVAVTGLASLTLTPALMRLAGRAVFWPSRPDAAGADRAEQRWRRVADLVGRRPVAVLLVSVAVLAVPAAAASQTKTSFDLPAELPADAGARQGFDLLAEHYPPGALAPAFVVVSAEKSLLAADRLAAIDKLTDRLRAVPGVAEVRSVTQPAGAPLTTKTLAEFTGGTTDLRALGIDPNRTDVGPLVAALSSPEGLRLSGDLLRQYPKFTQRLDYFLSADGRTSRIVVAFDHSPYAHDVLTSVRGLDEITAGALAGSEVTDARIAIGGPSAYFADIDTLINGDLKTVGALVIALIMIVLALLVRSVIAPLYLLFSVLLSMLAAIGITTLVFQGLLGEQGLAFYLPILLFVMLIALGSDYNIFIVGRIREELDGGRTVRDATTHALVSTGPTITAAGFVLAGTFAALLITPLPSVRQIGFGVAIGVLIDTFVVRTLMVPAATVLLGRYAFWPSTGLTRTGFRPRLAVAGSAAGLLALAVALPGFAFAVREDLGVVQVPAERASTAAAPASPATGGGPVKTTPSPGTAKPQPQPSRSPKASANTQNNGATPTPEARPPQRTPGASAPASITPPAEGSWTYRVEGQRKVGAAGSAQPFAEDADAVVTRTGGTADRPEFGVHTETSFATTDETRRYGPGSVDAINLKASALGLSYGGTFDTPQQLIRTPIRIGDTWTSRWKAGGTRGETSSTVTGARSVEVEGQRITCYVVERKTKMSGDVTGTQNQRTCWVAALGMPAADQQELRGTYQGITFTATASMTLLNAPARDDSAAGQHAAAPQTLRLVEQMALTEAPKDWTRTRSPRRRPAQTCS, encoded by the coding sequence GTGAGGTCGGGTGCCCGCTTCGTCGAGCGCTGGGCCTGGCCGATGGCGTTGGTCTGGATCGTCGGCACGGTGTGGCTCACGCTCACCGCGCCGAGCGTGCGCGACCTCGGCACCGCCGACCAGACGGCGTTCGTCCCGGCCTCCGCGCCCTCCGGCCAGGCCGACGCGCTTCTGCGGGCCGCCTTCCCGGACGACCCGACCCGGGACCCGGCCGTCATCGTGCTGGCCCGCGACGGTGGGCTGACAGCGGCCGATCATCAGTACATCGCGGGCGTTGGGGACTTCCTGCGTTCGCCCCAGGCGGCGCCTTACGTCAAGAGCGTGCAGACGGCGGCGTCCGCGCCTGAGCTCGCGCCGGTTTTGCGTTCGGCCGACGGCGCAGCCGAACTGATCATCGTCAGCATCAAGGCCCAGATCTTCACTGTCTCCTCCGAACGCACCGTCAGTTTCCTGCGCGACTACGTCAACTCGACCGGACCGCCTGGCCTGCAGATCAAGGTCACCGGCCTCGCCGCGCTCGGAGCCGACCAGGCAAAGGCGACGGTTGAGGCCTTCGACAAGACAGCGGTCGCCACGATCATCCTGGTGCTGCTGATCCTGGTCGCGGTCTACCGCTCGGTCGTGGCGCCGCTGATCTCGTTGGCCACGATCGGATGCGCCTTCCTGGTCTCCCGTGGGCTGGCCGGCTACCTGGCCGAGGCCGGGCTTGAAGTGCACAGCCTCTCCGAGACCTTCATGATCGTGATGGCCTTCGGGGCCGGCACCGACTACGCGATGTTCGTCCTGTCCCGCTACCGAGAGGAGACGCGGACCCCTTCCGAGTCGGGCACGGTCTCTCGGCTGGCCCGGGCGACATCCGCTGTGTCCCCCACGGTCGTGGCGTCTGCGGTGACCGTCAGTGTGGGCTTCTTCGCGTTCCTCGCCGCCGAGCTCGGGATCGTCCACTCCTTTGGTCCGATCCTGGGTCTGGCGGTAGCGGTCACCGGCCTCGCTTCCCTCACCCTGACTCCCGCGCTGATGCGTCTGGCTGGGCGGGCGGTGTTCTGGCCGTCGCGGCCTGATGCAGCTGGGGCGGACCGAGCGGAGCAGCGGTGGCGGCGGGTGGCCGACCTCGTGGGCCGTCGCCCGGTCGCCGTGTTGCTGGTCAGCGTGGCCGTGCTGGCCGTACCGGCCGCCGCCGCCAGCCAGACCAAGACCTCTTTCGACCTGCCCGCCGAACTGCCCGCCGATGCCGGAGCCCGGCAGGGTTTTGACCTGCTGGCCGAGCACTACCCGCCGGGTGCGCTCGCGCCGGCGTTCGTCGTCGTCTCGGCAGAAAAGTCCCTGCTGGCCGCTGATCGTCTCGCCGCGATCGACAAGCTGACGGACCGCCTCCGCGCGGTGCCGGGTGTGGCGGAGGTCCGCTCGGTCACGCAACCGGCCGGCGCACCACTCACCACCAAGACCCTCGCCGAGTTCACCGGCGGCACCACCGACTTACGCGCCCTCGGGATCGACCCGAACCGCACCGATGTCGGCCCGCTGGTCGCGGCGTTGTCCTCACCCGAGGGCTTGCGCCTCAGCGGCGACCTGCTGCGCCAATACCCCAAGTTCACTCAGCGTCTGGACTACTTCCTCTCCGCCGACGGTCGAACCAGCCGCATCGTGGTCGCCTTCGACCACAGCCCCTACGCCCACGATGTCCTCACCTCGGTCCGAGGACTCGACGAGATCACCGCGGGAGCGCTCGCGGGAAGCGAGGTCACCGATGCCCGGATCGCCATCGGCGGGCCGAGCGCCTACTTCGCCGACATCGACACCCTGATCAACGGCGACCTGAAGACGGTCGGCGCGCTCGTCATCGCGCTGATCATGATCGTCCTCGCCCTGCTGGTGCGCTCGGTGATCGCGCCGCTCTACCTGCTGTTCAGCGTGCTGCTCTCGATGCTCGCCGCCATCGGCATCACGACGCTCGTGTTCCAAGGACTGCTCGGCGAGCAGGGGCTCGCGTTCTACCTGCCGATCCTGCTCTTCGTCATGCTCATCGCCCTCGGGTCGGACTACAACATTTTCATCGTCGGACGCATCCGCGAAGAACTCGACGGCGGACGCACCGTCCGCGACGCCACCACCCACGCGCTGGTCAGCACCGGTCCCACCATCACCGCCGCCGGGTTCGTGTTGGCGGGAACCTTCGCCGCATTGCTGATCACCCCGCTCCCGAGCGTGCGTCAGATCGGCTTCGGCGTCGCCATCGGCGTCCTCATCGACACCTTCGTCGTCCGCACCTTGATGGTCCCGGCCGCCACCGTCCTGCTTGGCCGGTACGCCTTCTGGCCGTCGACGGGCCTGACCCGCACCGGGTTCCGGCCGCGGCTGGCGGTCGCCGGATCCGCCGCCGGACTGCTTGCCCTCGCCGTTGCCCTCCCCGGCTTCGCCTTCGCCGTCCGCGAGGACCTCGGCGTGGTCCAGGTCCCAGCCGAACGCGCGTCAACAGCGGCGGCGCCTGCCTCGCCCGCCACGGGCGGCGGTCCCGTCAAGACCACGCCGTCACCCGGTACGGCCAAACCCCAACCGCAGCCGAGCCGGTCCCCGAAGGCGTCCGCCAACACTCAGAACAACGGGGCGACCCCGACGCCGGAGGCGAGGCCGCCCCAGAGAACGCCGGGCGCGTCAGCCCCGGCATCGATCACACCCCCAGCCGAAGGAAGCTGGACCTATCGCGTGGAAGGACAGCGCAAGGTCGGCGCCGCCGGGTCCGCACAGCCCTTTGCTGAGGACGCCGACGCCGTCGTCACACGCACCGGGGGCACCGCCGACCGCCCCGAATTCGGCGTCCACACCGAAACCAGCTTCGCCACCACCGACGAAACCCGCCGTTACGGCCCCGGATCGGTCGACGCGATCAACCTCAAAGCCAGCGCCCTCGGCCTGTCCTATGGAGGAACCTTCGACACCCCCCAACAGCTCATCCGAACCCCGATCCGCATCGGCGACACCTGGACCAGCCGCTGGAAAGCGGGCGGCACCCGCGGCGAGACCAGCTCGACCGTGACTGGCGCCCGCTCGGTCGAGGTCGAGGGGCAACGCATCACCTGCTACGTCGTGGAGCGAAAGACCAAGATGTCTGGTGACGTCACCGGCACCCAGAACCAGCGCACCTGCTGGGTTGCGGCGCTCGGCATGCCCGCCGCCGACCAGCAGGAGCTGCGTGGCACCTACCAAGGCATCACCTTTACCGCCACGGCCTCGATGACACTGCTGAATGCCCCGGCGCGCGACGACTCCGCGGCCGGGCAGCACGCCGCAGCCCCACAAACACTCCGGCTCGTCGAGCAGATGGCACTGACCGAAGCGCCCAAAGACTGGACACGCACCCGCTCACCGCGCAGACGGCCCGCCCAAACCTGCAGCTGA
- the mobF gene encoding MobF family relaxase, with translation MATVMSISPMSAGSGYRYLLRQTASNDVVRVPGQELVAYYAASGNPPGTWIGAGLPGLGTGDGQDLPAGTTVTEEAMGRLFGSGHDPVTGERLGLAYPKFRTAAERIATHVARLPADLPELELIASVAAIESQEQARPVRTAVAGYDLTFTVPKSVSVLWAIGDQDVRHAVEGAHRDAVAAVLGVIEDRFLHTRIGDGSKIRVPARGAIAAAFDHYDTRAGDPNLHTHLVVANKVQGPDGRWRAVDGQVLFRAAVACSEIYDSTIADLLAAHLPVTFGYRDRGPRRTPAYEIEGIPDALLEAFSSRAAAITAHTQDLVATFTDSHGREPTRAEVLKLRQQATLATRPDKDIAPLAELRSRWAATAEAVTGTPVDAIVRDALTSANAGRASIVTTAPAIAATFPAAAGSDTAGVAEIPEVLLGRYAEATVAALAQRRATWTATNLLAEAARTTRALRQPSPGARMALLDAVVSAALDRCVALDPPAATTTPAHYIQHEMHGATAAAPEPAYSSWKVLAAEARLLDAHNDHMSAPVADTQSIEALAAARPLPGRPRLSAEQARAAVGIAASGRRLDLLLGPAGTGKTRALCALRAGWEHTHGAGTVIGLAPSAAAAAVLGASVGIDADTLAKWIHESGPATASGQAWQLRPGQLVIVDEAAMAPTAQLDLLVSQAVAAGAKVVAVGDQFQLGAVDAGGAFALLADEGHPVELERLHRFSEAWEAEATRQLRLGDPACLDAYAAHDRLHDGPVEAMVEKAYRAWADDCALGRDSVLLAIDRETVRALNDRARCDRIRWGVVDTQGEVSLHDGSRAGLGDVVVTRRNDRAIPSAGAHVRNGDRWRVTRVHTDGSLDAVPLGGDRGVAPELVRLPATYVRRDVELGYASTIHRAQGRTADSAHIVVGPGIGREPLYVGMTRGREANHAYVARDVGLGDTPEMTVRQVMSDILARRTVEPAATAELRRRWEQRIEASATTGLHAPHATDAQMRFRPSAPTGRRQPMQISHLDHEGPTRGGP, from the coding sequence GTGGCCACGGTGATGTCGATCTCGCCGATGTCCGCCGGCAGCGGGTACCGCTACCTGCTGCGGCAGACCGCGAGCAATGACGTCGTCCGGGTGCCGGGGCAGGAGCTGGTCGCCTACTACGCCGCCTCCGGCAACCCACCCGGGACGTGGATCGGCGCCGGGTTGCCGGGCCTCGGCACGGGCGACGGGCAAGACCTTCCCGCAGGCACCACGGTGACCGAGGAGGCGATGGGCCGACTGTTCGGGTCCGGCCACGACCCGGTGACCGGGGAGCGCCTTGGGCTGGCGTATCCGAAGTTCCGGACCGCGGCCGAGCGGATCGCCACCCACGTGGCCCGCTTGCCGGCGGACCTCCCCGAGCTTGAGCTCATCGCAAGTGTTGCCGCCATCGAGTCCCAGGAGCAGGCCCGACCAGTACGGACCGCCGTCGCCGGCTACGACCTGACCTTCACCGTGCCGAAGTCGGTCAGCGTGCTGTGGGCCATCGGTGACCAGGACGTGCGGCACGCGGTCGAGGGCGCGCACCGGGACGCCGTGGCCGCGGTACTGGGCGTGATCGAGGACCGGTTCCTGCACACCCGCATCGGTGACGGGTCGAAGATCCGGGTCCCCGCCCGGGGCGCGATCGCGGCCGCGTTCGACCACTACGACACCCGCGCCGGGGATCCGAACCTGCACACCCACCTCGTGGTCGCGAACAAGGTCCAAGGCCCCGACGGGCGCTGGCGCGCCGTGGACGGGCAAGTGCTCTTCCGAGCCGCGGTGGCGTGCAGCGAGATCTACGACTCCACGATTGCCGACCTGCTTGCCGCCCACTTGCCCGTCACCTTCGGCTACCGCGACCGCGGACCCCGACGCACCCCGGCCTACGAGATCGAAGGCATCCCCGACGCGCTGCTGGAGGCGTTCTCCTCTCGCGCCGCGGCAATCACCGCCCACACCCAAGACCTGGTCGCCACCTTCACCGACAGCCACGGCCGCGAACCCACCCGCGCCGAGGTCCTGAAACTGCGCCAGCAGGCCACGCTGGCCACCCGCCCCGACAAGGACATCGCCCCGCTTGCCGAGCTCCGCAGCCGATGGGCGGCAACCGCCGAAGCGGTCACCGGCACACCGGTTGACGCGATCGTCCGCGACGCGCTGACCAGCGCAAACGCCGGCCGGGCAAGCATCGTGACAACCGCTCCGGCAATCGCGGCGACCTTCCCCGCTGCTGCCGGCTCGGACACCGCCGGCGTCGCCGAGATACCCGAGGTGTTGCTGGGGCGCTATGCCGAGGCCACTGTCGCCGCGCTCGCCCAACGCCGAGCCACCTGGACCGCGACCAACCTGCTCGCCGAAGCCGCCCGCACAACCCGCGCCCTGCGCCAGCCTTCCCCCGGCGCGCGGATGGCTCTGCTCGACGCGGTCGTCAGCGCCGCCCTCGACCGTTGCGTCGCCCTCGACCCACCCGCCGCGACCACGACGCCCGCGCACTACATCCAGCACGAGATGCACGGCGCTACCGCGGCCGCGCCCGAACCCGCCTACAGCAGCTGGAAAGTCCTGGCCGCCGAAGCCCGTTTGCTCGACGCCCACAACGACCACATGTCCGCCCCCGTCGCCGACACGCAGTCGATCGAGGCCCTCGCCGCCGCCCGCCCGCTGCCCGGCAGACCCCGCCTGTCGGCCGAGCAAGCCCGCGCGGCGGTGGGCATCGCCGCCTCCGGCAGACGCCTCGACCTTCTGCTCGGGCCGGCCGGCACGGGCAAGACCCGCGCCCTGTGCGCGCTGCGGGCGGGGTGGGAACACACCCACGGAGCCGGCACCGTGATCGGTCTCGCTCCCTCCGCGGCTGCCGCCGCCGTTCTCGGTGCGTCGGTGGGCATCGACGCCGACACCCTTGCCAAGTGGATCCACGAGTCTGGTCCGGCTACGGCCAGCGGTCAGGCGTGGCAACTGCGGCCCGGGCAGTTAGTCATCGTCGACGAAGCCGCGATGGCCCCAACCGCCCAGCTCGATCTTCTTGTCTCCCAGGCGGTCGCGGCGGGCGCCAAGGTCGTGGCTGTCGGCGACCAATTTCAGCTCGGAGCGGTCGACGCCGGCGGTGCCTTCGCCCTGCTCGCCGACGAAGGTCATCCCGTCGAGCTCGAACGTCTCCACCGGTTCAGCGAAGCCTGGGAGGCCGAAGCCACCCGACAGCTCCGGCTCGGCGATCCGGCCTGTCTCGACGCTTACGCCGCGCACGACCGCCTGCACGACGGCCCAGTCGAAGCGATGGTCGAGAAGGCCTACCGCGCGTGGGCGGACGATTGCGCCCTGGGCCGCGACAGCGTGCTCCTTGCCATCGACCGGGAAACCGTGCGGGCCCTCAACGACCGCGCGCGCTGCGATCGGATCCGCTGGGGCGTGGTCGACACGCAAGGCGAGGTTTCGCTGCACGACGGATCCCGCGCCGGTCTCGGCGATGTCGTGGTGACGCGTCGCAATGATCGGGCGATCCCCTCGGCGGGTGCGCACGTCCGGAACGGTGATCGGTGGCGCGTGACGCGGGTCCACACGGACGGGTCGCTCGACGCGGTTCCTCTCGGTGGTGACCGCGGTGTGGCACCGGAGCTGGTTCGGCTGCCGGCGACGTATGTACGACGCGACGTCGAACTCGGGTATGCCAGCACCATCCACCGGGCCCAGGGCCGGACTGCTGACAGCGCCCACATCGTGGTCGGTCCCGGCATCGGCCGCGAACCGCTCTACGTCGGCATGACGCGCGGCCGAGAGGCCAATCACGCCTACGTCGCACGCGACGTCGGTCTCGGCGACACTCCGGAGATGACGGTCCGTCAGGTCATGTCCGACATCCTCGCCCGCCGGACCGTCGAGCCCGCAGCGACGGCCGAGCTACGACGCCGGTGGGAGCAACGGATAGAGGCGTCTGCGACAACCGGACTGCACGCTCCCCACGCCACGGACGCCCAAATGCGATTCCGCCCGTCGGCTCCAACTGGCCGCCGGCAACCCATGCAGATCAGTCACCTGGACCACGAAGGTCCGACCAGGGGAGGGCCATGA